DNA sequence from the Paenibacillus azoreducens genome:
GACAACACGCTGCCTTACCGTGACGCGCAGTACACCATTTTCCTGGCGGAAGTGGCTTCTACGACCAACGAAGCGCTGCTGATGGATTACCTGCTGAAGAAGTCGACGGATCCGAAGGAAAAAATGTACCTGCTGACCTATTACGCAGACCAGTTCCGCACAACAGTGTTCCGGCAAACGATGTTCGCCGAGTTCGAGAAGCTCATCCACGAGCGTGCTGAATCAGGCGAGGCGTTGACGCCGCAAGCGCTGTCGGAAATTTATTATGATTTGAACGTAAAATACCATGGCAAAGGCATGGCCGTGGATAAGGATATCGAAATGGAATGGGCCCGCATCCCGCATTTCTACAACAGCTTCTATGTGTACAAATACGCGACCGGGTTCTCCGCTGCAACGAGCTTCTCCAAGCAGATTTTGGAGGACGGCCAACCAGCCGTCGACCGCTACCTCGGCTTCCTGAAGAGCGGCGGCAGCGACTTCTCGATCAACATCCTGAAAAAAGCCGGCGTCGACATGTCTTCGCCGCAACCGATCCGCGAAGCGATGAGCGTCTTCGAAAATGTAATCGAACAATTGGAGCAAATGACGAAATAAATGCATCTTTGCGGTACAAAATCCCTTGTCCACACAGGTCAAGGGATTTTATACTGTCGATAGAGGAGGTGTTCGGATGAAAATTCAATGGTCGCTTATTGCCGGACTGGTATTTGCTCTTTTGACCGCTATATTTGCCGTCGTAAACGTCGATCCGGTTCGCGTCAATCTGATGTTCACGCAAGTCAACATACCGCTCATTCTGCTAATTGTCGGCTGTACGCTGATCGGCGGAATCATCGTCGGTTCTTACGGCATTTACAGGCAGTATAAGCTGCAGAAAGAGCTCAAGTTTCTCTCCGCCCAACTGGCGCAGATCCAAAGCGAAACAGGATACA
Encoded proteins:
- a CDS encoding LapA family protein — its product is MKIQWSLIAGLVFALLTAIFAVVNVDPVRVNLMFTQVNIPLILLIVGCTLIGGIIVGSYGIYRQYKLQKELKFLSAQLAQIQSETGYTFPSPEVKADDVPKDTGDSDLPTS